The following proteins come from a genomic window of Acetivibrio cellulolyticus CD2:
- the rd gene encoding rubredoxin → MDKYVCTVCGYIYDPAVGDPDGGIAPGTSFDDIPDEWVCPVCGVGKDSFEKA, encoded by the coding sequence ATGGATAAATATGTATGCACAGTATGCGGGTATATATACGACCCGGCTGTTGGAGACCCTGATGGAGGTATTGCTCCTGGAACTTCGTTTGATGATATACCAGATGAGTGGGTTTGTCCGGTATGTGGTGTTGGAAAGGATTCATTTGAAAAGGCATAA
- a CDS encoding MarR family transcriptional regulator: protein MFDYPEIMSLFIDNFKKLFSPEDWLDFDLSFSKSELFVLLLVDNRGEVIMSQVAEFINTPMSTATGIVDRLVKNKYLARERSDNDRRIVVIKLTDNGKSIVNKLKETISRYIKIVDDSLTDEERTVLIKAVMKVFDVLNKRNTPLKTEGTESNKIKKIDIE, encoded by the coding sequence ATGTTTGATTACCCTGAGATAATGTCACTTTTTATTGATAACTTTAAAAAGCTCTTTTCCCCGGAAGACTGGCTTGACTTTGACTTATCATTTTCAAAGTCCGAGCTGTTTGTACTGCTTCTTGTCGATAACCGCGGGGAAGTTATAATGAGCCAAGTTGCTGAGTTTATAAATACACCCATGAGTACTGCCACTGGAATAGTAGACAGACTTGTAAAAAACAAATACCTGGCGCGGGAAAGAAGTGACAATGACAGAAGGATAGTTGTTATCAAACTTACAGACAACGGTAAGTCTATAGTAAATAAGTTGAAAGAAACCATATCGCGCTATATCAAAATTGTAGATGATTCACTTACCGATGAAGAACGGACTGTGCTTATTAAAGCAGTAATGAAGGTTTTTGATGTCCTCAATAAGAGGAATACTCCCCTGAAGACTGAAGGGACTGAAAGCAATAAAATTAAGAAAATTGATATCGAGTAG
- a CDS encoding cyclic lactone autoinducer peptide — translation MRRNLLGVVSAVLVIIAMVATSTASWFWLYQPKVPKSLHK, via the coding sequence ATGAGAAGAAATTTATTAGGGGTAGTATCTGCTGTTTTAGTTATTATTGCAATGGTTGCTACAAGTACAGCTAGTTGGTTTTGGTTATATCAACCTAAGGTGCCCAAATCTCTGCATAAATAA
- a CDS encoding ExeA family protein, which yields MYISDSSLTPRNFYWEVLNQLGCEAKFYRGDAKRQLTRELSNLIETQKRIPVIISDEAHLLSREMLEEVRFLLNFKMDSYNPMSLILAGQSELRDVLKKQIYEAICQRIDIRYHLTPYDRQQTGEYIKKHLEYAGETRDIFTEKAIGEIYDYSHGVARKINKVCIACLMHAAQRQTKLIDDHVVRLIIEDEFNW from the coding sequence ATGTACATAAGTGATTCATCTTTAACACCAAGAAATTTCTACTGGGAGGTATTAAACCAACTAGGTTGCGAAGCAAAATTTTACAGAGGAGATGCAAAACGTCAGTTAACCCGTGAGCTATCGAACCTCATAGAAACACAAAAGAGGATACCAGTGATAATATCAGACGAAGCACATCTTTTATCAAGAGAAATGCTAGAGGAAGTACGGTTTCTCTTAAACTTTAAGATGGATTCATACAATCCAATGAGTTTAATTCTAGCGGGACAGAGTGAACTTAGAGATGTTCTGAAAAAACAGATATATGAGGCAATATGCCAAAGGATAGATATACGTTATCACCTTACCCCTTACGATCGGCAACAAACCGGAGAATACATCAAAAAGCATCTTGAATATGCAGGAGAAACCAGGGATATATTTACCGAGAAGGCTATTGGCGAAATTTATGACTATTCTCATGGAGTAGCAAGGAAAATCAATAAAGTATGTATAGCCTGCCTGATGCACGCAGCACAAAGGCAAACAAAGTTGATAGATGATCATGTAGTAAGGCTCATAATTGAAGATGAATTCAATTGGTAA
- a CDS encoding gamma-glutamyl-gamma-aminobutyrate hydrolase family protein: MPNSRPIIGISAGFDYSENRLFINNGYIEAIRLAGGLPVLLPVTNDTELLKHIIGRFDGFLLSGGSDVDARFWGEPNYTFGGEISPLRDEPELFIAREAIAADKPILGICRGCQVMNIAMGGTIYQDIYAQQVGKEIYKHSQNAPKWYPTHDIFIEKDTKVFKAHQEEIIRVNSFHHQAVKDVAPGFIVSSRCGDGIVESIEHISCKFAVGVQWHPELMWEKDNTYLKIFVKFVALCK, from the coding sequence ATGCCAAATAGCAGACCGATAATTGGAATATCTGCCGGATTTGACTATAGTGAAAATAGGCTTTTTATCAATAATGGGTACATTGAAGCAATCAGATTAGCTGGAGGATTGCCTGTCCTTCTACCTGTAACTAATGATACCGAATTACTAAAACATATTATTGGGCGTTTCGACGGTTTTCTGCTTTCTGGTGGAAGTGATGTAGATGCCAGATTTTGGGGAGAGCCAAACTACACTTTTGGTGGAGAGATTTCACCGCTAAGAGATGAACCGGAGTTGTTTATAGCAAGAGAGGCAATAGCTGCCGATAAGCCGATTCTTGGCATATGCAGAGGATGCCAGGTAATGAATATTGCCATGGGTGGAACTATTTATCAGGATATTTATGCTCAGCAGGTGGGGAAGGAAATTTACAAGCACTCCCAAAATGCGCCAAAATGGTACCCTACTCATGATATTTTTATTGAGAAAGATACCAAGGTGTTTAAGGCACATCAGGAAGAGATAATACGGGTTAATTCGTTTCATCACCAGGCAGTTAAGGATGTAGCTCCCGGTTTTATTGTATCTTCAAGATGTGGGGACGGTATTGTTGAATCAATAGAGCATATTAGTTGCAAGTTTGCGGTGGGTGTGCAATGGCACCCGGAATTGATGTGGGAAAAGGATAATACTTATTTGAAGATTTTTGTTAAGTTTGTTGCTTTATGTAAGTGA
- a CDS encoding YncE family protein, which translates to MKKHICTLFIIIMLLLTSCSSFSEPKKESFHYDDNSKYDIYFNLVGNIGFIQVEDIEKDNILHGKMKFMPTKNEDKMIYKVVSSADNKVYASVRTPGSTKANRLIVLKEGEIQKEIVFKDNHKPAEIINDVEKNRVFVELTQSNAINLPLGTPVRIVDYATDEYFDCPFYTKGAISGYGIFGNYIYGVCGGARESLYTDVPDNHIFKIDRNSLEMEILSKENLGYLPNDLGVSPKGKIYITTNGHIEMLDPDHPETSNFNTEDSLWIYDLNGNFQKKVELKKWCNQIIINENGIAYISHSGKRFSSDYLGETLTIFDTNSDSIVKTIDGLNGITTMYLIDDYLFIYTSEKQSITIMDAKTYEILGQIPIDYKGFCLSMTVVKTKK; encoded by the coding sequence TTGAAAAAACATATATGCACTTTATTTATTATTATAATGCTGCTATTAACTTCATGTAGTTCTTTTTCAGAACCAAAAAAAGAGAGTTTTCATTATGACGACAATTCCAAATATGACATATACTTTAATCTTGTCGGTAATATAGGTTTTATTCAAGTTGAAGACATTGAAAAGGATAACATATTACATGGTAAAATGAAGTTTATGCCTACCAAAAATGAAGATAAGATGATTTACAAAGTTGTAAGTTCGGCAGATAACAAAGTTTATGCATCAGTACGTACTCCAGGAAGCACAAAAGCTAACAGGCTTATTGTATTGAAGGAAGGAGAAATACAAAAGGAAATCGTTTTTAAGGATAATCATAAACCTGCGGAGATAATAAATGACGTTGAAAAGAATAGAGTTTTTGTTGAACTGACGCAATCTAATGCTATTAACCTGCCATTAGGTACACCAGTTAGAATTGTTGATTATGCAACAGATGAGTACTTCGATTGCCCATTTTATACCAAAGGGGCTATTAGCGGGTACGGAATATTTGGGAATTACATTTATGGTGTATGTGGGGGAGCAAGGGAAAGTTTATATACCGACGTGCCCGATAATCACATCTTTAAAATAGACAGAAACAGCCTCGAAATGGAAATATTATCAAAAGAAAATTTAGGGTACTTGCCAAACGATCTTGGTGTAAGTCCTAAAGGCAAAATATACATAACTACAAACGGACATATAGAAATGCTTGATCCAGATCATCCTGAAACGAGTAATTTTAATACAGAGGATAGTCTTTGGATATATGATTTAAATGGCAATTTTCAGAAGAAGGTAGAGTTAAAAAAATGGTGCAACCAAATAATAATAAATGAAAATGGTATAGCATACATATCACATTCAGGAAAAAGGTTTAGTAGCGATTATTTGGGAGAAACACTTACAATATTTGATACCAATTCGGATAGCATAGTGAAAACTATTGATGGACTAAATGGTATAACAACAATGTATCTTATAGATGATTATTTATTCATTTATACAAGTGAAAAGCAGAGTATAACAATTATGGATGCCAAAACATATGAAATTTTGGGTCAGATACCTATTGATTATAAAGGCTTCTGCTTATCCATGACAGTTGTAAAAACAAAAAAATGA
- a CDS encoding SpoIIE family protein phosphatase → MNSYENELSSGSQKNFSNMIEYIVNGMYDWVRVIDLDDNLVYVNKAMSEALERDLVGKKCYTAIGRDTPCENCVSRSAVFNGIPQHKEELILDRTYSVMSSPIKDNEGNIIAVVEVLRDITEMKNLQKEIIKQNKKLQSELNIARKLQCSLLPKELPEDKIEFSYIYKPCETLGGDFLDIFKIDAEHIGVYIADVSGHGVAASMLTVFLRSSINKNLLSPAAALKNLYTEFNRDYSDQDFYITVFYAIIDLENNTLVYSNAGHNVSPIIFNPANNKFELLRIPGIPISNWVEAPVYIDRSLALEKSDRLFLYTDGIVELKNADHEQFGEDRLVSVLQKEDSSPHIILDQIIEAASKFAGIEMYTQVPDDITMALIKIK, encoded by the coding sequence ATGAACTCATATGAAAATGAGCTTAGCTCAGGCAGCCAGAAAAACTTCAGTAACATGATTGAATATATAGTCAACGGGATGTACGACTGGGTTCGGGTAATAGACCTAGATGACAATCTGGTCTATGTAAATAAAGCCATGTCCGAAGCTCTGGAAAGAGACCTTGTAGGTAAAAAGTGTTATACTGCAATTGGCAGGGATACCCCTTGTGAAAACTGTGTATCTCGGTCAGCTGTCTTCAATGGTATTCCACAACATAAGGAAGAGCTGATTCTAGATCGCACCTATTCCGTTATGAGTTCGCCTATTAAAGATAACGAAGGCAATATAATAGCTGTAGTTGAAGTATTACGTGATATAACCGAAATGAAAAACCTGCAGAAAGAAATCATTAAGCAGAACAAAAAACTACAAAGTGAGCTCAATATAGCAAGAAAACTCCAGTGTAGTCTATTGCCTAAGGAACTACCTGAAGATAAAATTGAATTTTCATACATTTACAAGCCTTGTGAGACTTTAGGCGGGGATTTTCTTGATATTTTCAAAATTGATGCTGAACACATTGGAGTATATATAGCAGACGTTTCAGGTCATGGCGTTGCAGCTTCCATGCTCACGGTCTTTTTGCGTTCATCCATTAATAAAAATCTTCTATCACCCGCTGCCGCACTAAAAAATCTTTATACGGAATTTAACAGAGACTATTCAGATCAGGATTTTTATATTACTGTTTTTTACGCCATTATAGACTTAGAAAACAATACCCTTGTCTATTCTAACGCTGGTCACAATGTTTCACCTATTATCTTTAACCCGGCCAACAACAAATTTGAACTGTTAAGAATACCTGGCATCCCTATAAGCAATTGGGTTGAAGCCCCCGTATATATAGATAGGAGTTTGGCTCTTGAAAAGAGTGACAGACTTTTCCTTTATACTGACGGAATTGTTGAGTTAAAGAATGCTGATCATGAGCAATTTGGAGAGGATAGACTTGTCAGCGTTTTACAAAAGGAAGACTCAAGCCCGCATATTATCCTTGACCAAATAATAGAAGCTGCATCCAAATTTGCCGGAATCGAAATGTATACCCAAGTCCCGGATGACATAACAATGGCACTTATCAAGATCAAATAG
- the yyaC gene encoding spore protease YyaC: MFIKTSCKQLYIDMNSKLAFKTLTDTMYAIIGNSLRSGYKSIVFVCIGTDRSTGDSLGPLIGYKICNLEYKNIFVHGSLDNPVHAKNIDKVMEHIQNYYDKPFVVAIDACLGKMDHVGYITIGEGSIKPGSGVKKDLAPVGDMYITGIVNFGGFMDYLILQNTRLSLVMKMADTISMSIKYVLWQISNDPALSSLFCSSNA; the protein is encoded by the coding sequence ATGTTTATTAAAACATCATGTAAGCAGCTTTATATTGATATGAACAGTAAGTTGGCATTTAAGACACTTACAGATACAATGTATGCCATTATTGGGAATTCATTAAGAAGCGGATATAAATCAATAGTATTTGTGTGCATAGGAACTGACCGGTCTACAGGAGACAGCTTAGGTCCTCTTATCGGCTATAAGATTTGCAATTTGGAATATAAAAATATTTTCGTACATGGCAGCCTAGATAACCCGGTACATGCAAAGAATATTGACAAGGTAATGGAACACATTCAGAATTACTATGACAAGCCCTTTGTAGTTGCAATAGATGCATGCCTTGGGAAAATGGACCATGTAGGATATATTACAATAGGAGAAGGATCTATAAAACCGGGCTCAGGGGTTAAGAAAGACCTTGCACCCGTGGGTGATATGTACATAACCGGAATTGTAAACTTTGGAGGTTTTATGGATTACCTCATTCTCCAAAACACTAGATTGAGTCTGGTTATGAAAATGGCAGATACAATTTCAATGAGTATTAAGTATGTTTTATGGCAAATAAGCAATGATCCTGCACTATCTTCCTTGTTTTGCAGTTCAAATGCATAA
- a CDS encoding DUF6431 domain-containing protein, translating to MIIAYIGRNVKDYRKNFLLYLEKTKFFCPVCGNNTEFHDRYDRHVHIDDKIEWIVIQRVICVGCGKTHAILPDFIRPYKHYSTADIEFVLRDVEEGTTYEQVEATASISTVKRWFKEFKQRGCQAIGALRALLNNIFDKTINEVRLTGLKMFETLEYILDNFPKTESNSLSIGDANIWLTHYIAGVYV from the coding sequence ATGATAATAGCATATATTGGCCGAAATGTTAAGGACTATCGTAAAAATTTTTTGTTGTATCTGGAGAAAACAAAGTTCTTCTGCCCTGTATGTGGTAATAATACAGAATTTCATGATCGCTACGACAGACATGTACATATAGATGATAAAATTGAATGGATAGTAATTCAGCGTGTAATATGTGTTGGATGTGGTAAAACTCATGCAATACTTCCGGATTTTATCAGACCCTACAAGCATTACTCTACAGCAGATATTGAGTTCGTACTCCGGGATGTTGAGGAAGGAACTACATATGAACAGGTGGAGGCAACAGCAAGTATCTCAACAGTGAAAAGATGGTTTAAAGAGTTTAAACAACGAGGTTGTCAAGCAATAGGAGCATTAAGAGCCTTACTGAATAATATTTTTGATAAAACCATTAACGAAGTTAGGCTCACTGGACTTAAGATGTTTGAAACATTGGAATACATACTTGATAACTTCCCTAAAACTGAAAGTAACAGTCTTTCCATTGGGGATGCAAACATATGGCTTACACACTACATAGCAGGTGTTTATGTATAA
- a CDS encoding RNA polymerase sigma factor encodes METETLIEAIKRGDKNAFESFIQRYHNELYYTALGIVRSEWDARDICQETFIKVFSSLNKLSDTSKLRAWMNKILINKCNDYFRYNKRITVTDYIEVEAFSEIENGEKIDLLRALMSLKEEIRMVLTLRYFQDLSLKEVASILDIPEGTVKSRISNGLKELRKLMKIGKEGGSNLYEL; translated from the coding sequence GTGGAAACAGAGACGCTAATAGAAGCCATAAAACGAGGCGATAAAAATGCTTTTGAGTCTTTTATACAAAGATACCATAATGAGCTTTATTACACAGCTCTGGGGATAGTTCGTTCTGAGTGGGATGCTCGTGATATATGTCAGGAAACATTTATAAAAGTGTTTTCGTCATTGAATAAGTTAAGTGATACATCAAAGCTTAGAGCATGGATGAACAAAATCCTTATTAATAAATGCAATGACTACTTTAGATATAATAAAAGGATAACTGTAACCGACTATATTGAGGTTGAAGCTTTTAGCGAAATTGAAAATGGAGAAAAAATAGACCTGTTAAGGGCTTTGATGTCATTGAAGGAAGAGATTAGGATGGTTCTGACGCTTAGGTATTTTCAAGATTTATCTTTAAAGGAAGTCGCATCTATTTTAGATATACCTGAAGGGACTGTTAAATCACGGATTAGTAATGGACTTAAAGAACTTAGGAAACTTATGAAAATTGGTAAGGAAGGAGGAAGTAATCTTTATGAATTGTGA
- a CDS encoding zf-HC2 domain-containing protein — MNCEETLELLEEYIIGELDLEKRQLVEKHLQDCSDCNTEYMETEEVIRGLHNLKNSKIASGDILNMSKMVGERKKWEMPIPSVAAAVFFVMFLLTSSVIAFPTFASTFAPGLPVVKQLLETQKDYNTAMQENQEIKILNEKIEQENQQLKKNIKEIGGFSIVEYQTSQSIGEDDNDKVQNLVINFIKAQYKGDIEKIKAMCTEEFKVQVDRMKDSILMDSKGDFVFTQITNISKEGDSYFVSVRLNDTSDIPDYELDFELKKINDKFYVSFEGKDV; from the coding sequence ATGAATTGTGAAGAAACTTTGGAATTACTTGAAGAGTATATTATAGGAGAACTTGATTTAGAGAAACGTCAATTGGTGGAGAAGCACCTTCAGGATTGTAGTGACTGTAATACAGAATATATGGAAACAGAAGAAGTTATCAGAGGATTACATAATCTTAAAAATTCTAAAATTGCTAGTGGGGATATTTTGAATATGAGTAAGATGGTTGGAGAGCGCAAAAAATGGGAAATGCCTATACCAAGTGTTGCGGCAGCTGTATTTTTTGTTATGTTTCTTTTGACAAGTTCAGTAATTGCTTTTCCAACATTTGCGTCAACATTTGCACCAGGGCTTCCTGTTGTAAAACAATTGTTGGAAACACAAAAAGATTATAATACTGCAATGCAGGAAAATCAGGAGATAAAGATATTGAACGAGAAAATAGAACAGGAGAATCAACAATTAAAAAAGAACATTAAAGAAATTGGAGGATTTTCTATAGTAGAGTATCAAACTAGTCAAAGTATCGGGGAAGATGACAACGACAAAGTACAGAATTTGGTTATAAATTTTATAAAAGCGCAATACAAAGGAGATATTGAAAAAATAAAAGCTATGTGTACTGAAGAATTTAAGGTACAAGTAGATAGAATGAAAGATAGTATTTTGATGGATAGTAAAGGAGATTTTGTATTTACTCAAATAACAAATATTTCGAAAGAAGGGGACTCATATTTTGTATCTGTTAGGTTGAATGATACAAGTGATATTCCGGATTATGAGCTGGATTTTGAACTTAAAAAAATTAATGATAAATTTTATGTGTCATTTGAAGGAAAGGATGTGTAA
- a CDS encoding anti-sigma factor antagonist (This anti-anti-sigma factor, or anti-sigma factor antagonist, belongs to a family that includes characterized members SpoIIAA, RsbV, RsfA, and RsfB.), with product MKFETKEMDGVKIIKLTGQIRISTQNEFKDLLDSLARENEGKTVIISMDGVIYMNSAGLGIIIDTYKKFKEKKGKMILCNLMPDIEKLFEVTRLNRFIEIYETEAEALSKCN from the coding sequence ATGAAATTCGAAACAAAAGAGATGGATGGAGTTAAGATCATTAAACTTACAGGACAAATAAGGATATCTACTCAAAATGAGTTTAAGGACTTACTTGATAGTTTAGCTAGAGAAAATGAAGGCAAAACAGTTATAATCAGCATGGATGGCGTTATATATATGAATAGTGCAGGCTTGGGTATTATTATTGACACATATAAAAAGTTTAAAGAAAAAAAAGGGAAAATGATTCTTTGTAATTTAATGCCGGATATTGAGAAGCTTTTTGAGGTGACAAGGCTTAATAGATTTATTGAGATTTATGAAACAGAAGCGGAAGCATTGAGCAAATGTAACTGA
- a CDS encoding ArsA family ATPase: MRIILYTGKGGVGKTSIAAATALKCAIEGSKTLVVSTDPAHSLGDSLDIKLSPEPQEIQENLWAQEIDSIHEVEKGWGKVQEYLTTLFTSKTVKDITTEELTVFPGIEDLLSLLRILKYYKEKSYDVIIIDCAPTGETLALLSFPEMLRWWMDKLFPIKKTVMKIARPIAQPLMGIPLPSDNVMDEIENIYNQLDEMKHILSDREITSIRVVVNPEKMVIKEAQRSFTYLNIYNFNVDAIVVNRVIPDSVTDDYFKVWKDIQKKYKQMIIESFSPVPIFYAPMFEREVVGIDILNRLGDEVFGSNNPSRIYYNTRTQNISKEGNEYTLTIYMPFADKKDLSLNQKSDELIIKVGNIKRTITLPRTLLNYTVKGARFEDEALKIKFGGESNE, translated from the coding sequence ATGAGAATTATTCTTTATACTGGTAAAGGTGGAGTTGGAAAGACAAGCATTGCAGCTGCTACTGCACTGAAATGCGCAATAGAAGGTTCAAAAACATTGGTAGTTAGCACTGATCCGGCGCACAGCCTTGGAGATTCACTTGATATAAAGCTGTCACCAGAGCCTCAGGAAATACAAGAGAACCTTTGGGCGCAGGAAATCGACTCAATACACGAAGTTGAAAAAGGTTGGGGAAAGGTTCAGGAGTACCTTACCACACTTTTTACTTCAAAAACTGTAAAGGATATAACCACCGAGGAGTTAACGGTTTTCCCTGGAATCGAAGATCTCTTGAGCCTGCTCAGAATACTAAAGTACTATAAAGAAAAATCATATGATGTAATAATAATTGACTGTGCTCCAACCGGTGAAACCCTTGCCCTGTTGAGCTTCCCTGAAATGCTAAGATGGTGGATGGATAAGCTTTTCCCAATAAAGAAGACCGTTATGAAAATTGCAAGACCTATTGCACAACCATTAATGGGAATTCCGCTTCCAAGCGATAATGTAATGGATGAAATCGAAAATATATATAATCAACTTGATGAAATGAAGCACATACTTTCAGACAGGGAAATAACAAGTATAAGAGTAGTTGTAAACCCGGAAAAAATGGTTATAAAGGAGGCTCAAAGAAGCTTTACTTATTTAAATATATATAACTTTAACGTAGATGCCATAGTAGTAAACAGGGTAATTCCCGATAGTGTAACCGATGATTATTTCAAGGTATGGAAAGACATACAAAAGAAATATAAGCAAATGATAATCGAAAGTTTTTCTCCAGTCCCAATATTCTATGCTCCCATGTTTGAAAGAGAAGTCGTTGGGATTGATATCCTTAATAGGCTTGGCGATGAGGTATTTGGAAGCAATAATCCAAGTAGGATATATTACAACACAAGAACTCAAAATATTTCAAAAGAAGGCAATGAATATACACTTACAATCTACATGCCCTTTGCTGATAAAAAAGACCTGTCACTTAATCAAAAGTCTGATGAATTGATAATCAAGGTTGGAAATATAAAGCGAACCATCACACTTCCAAGAACCTTGCTAAATTACACAGTAAAAGGTGCGAGATTTGAAGACGAAGCTTTAAAAATAAAATTTGGTGGTGAATCAAATGAATGA
- a CDS encoding amidase domain-containing protein — translation MLFFLTIKRSYVILFTFILIIIALSISFYVASPVSTDVNVDETHTQIIEQILSVRNTAFLEENTEALKSLYNKNTKLGTWACEHQLTKMKYLHSWAEKQGIVFSNIVSKVKIRSAKENGNATSYYFIASTEYKYVYENAPETENFFRIGTYHSLRLEKSDNNLLITKEWYTDPFADSLGNENLKTEEFKNYLLSSNSRDFSDLNQRRINAVEYADRYCGAAASEEYGYSYNKKYLDYNPLGGDCANFASQILFEGGKFKKTGAWNYIKDGSKAWVNAQAFKDFMLYNGRASLIARGTYNQVFKASFKLLPGDFVAYEKKGKVTHISVVTGADSKGYSLVNCHNTDRYRVPWDLGWNNKDVSFWFVRVHF, via the coding sequence ATGCTTTTTTTCCTAACTATTAAAAGATCATATGTAATTCTATTTACATTTATATTAATAATTATTGCTCTTAGCATATCATTTTATGTTGCTTCACCGGTCTCGACCGATGTAAATGTAGATGAAACTCACACTCAAATAATTGAACAAATTCTCTCTGTCAGAAACACTGCCTTTCTTGAAGAAAATACAGAAGCATTAAAATCGCTTTATAATAAAAATACAAAGCTCGGAACATGGGCCTGTGAGCATCAATTGACTAAGATGAAATATCTCCATAGTTGGGCCGAAAAGCAGGGTATAGTTTTTTCAAATATAGTATCTAAAGTCAAAATAAGATCTGCTAAAGAAAACGGTAATGCCACATCTTATTACTTTATTGCTTCTACCGAATACAAATATGTTTATGAGAATGCCCCCGAAACAGAAAACTTCTTCAGAATTGGTACATATCATTCTTTAAGATTGGAAAAAAGCGATAACAACTTGCTAATCACAAAAGAATGGTATACCGATCCTTTTGCTGATTCCTTAGGCAACGAAAATCTAAAAACAGAAGAATTCAAAAATTACCTGCTTTCATCAAATTCAAGAGATTTTTCAGATCTAAATCAAAGAAGAATAAATGCTGTTGAATACGCAGATCGTTATTGTGGTGCCGCTGCTTCTGAGGAGTACGGCTACAGTTATAATAAAAAATACCTAGATTATAATCCTTTAGGAGGTGACTGTGCAAATTTTGCATCACAAATCCTTTTTGAAGGTGGCAAATTCAAGAAAACAGGTGCCTGGAATTATATTAAGGATGGCAGTAAGGCATGGGTAAACGCCCAAGCTTTTAAAGACTTTATGTTGTACAACGGAAGAGCATCCTTGATAGCTAGAGGAACATATAATCAGGTATTTAAGGCATCTTTCAAGCTACTGCCAGGAGATTTTGTTGCCTATGAAAAAAAAGGTAAAGTAACCCACATATCTGTTGTAACTGGAGCAGATTCCAAAGGATACTCTCTTGTTAACTGCCATAATACAGACAGATATAGAGTACCATGGGATTTAGGATGGAACAATAAGGACGTATCATTTTGGTTTGTTAGGGTTCATTTCTAG
- a CDS encoding transposase: MVKLYKQISFADTFEECKDVFQNNKPKFLKLLSQHLDLSSLIPQDFYWSYHKTLGRDRKYSLSSMLSALVLQKILGIPTVSLLIIFLNLCHEAREFCGLPDVPHNSQFTRFKQDFVIYLENFFNHLVDITEPICQEINTTLASTIAYDTSGIETFVTENNPKFINSIIKKLKAFYKDKPDVDVYKMAYSLMPSSASANKEIKQLYINGYFCY, from the coding sequence ATGGTAAAACTTTATAAACAAATTTCTTTTGCTGACACATTCGAAGAATGTAAAGATGTTTTTCAAAATAATAAGCCAAAATTTCTTAAGCTACTCTCACAACATCTTGATTTATCTTCGCTTATACCACAGGATTTTTATTGGTCTTACCACAAAACTCTAGGGAGAGACCGTAAATATTCACTCTCTTCAATGCTTTCAGCATTAGTTCTGCAGAAAATTCTTGGCATTCCTACAGTTTCGCTACTCATTATTTTTCTTAATTTATGCCATGAAGCCCGTGAATTCTGTGGCCTTCCAGACGTCCCTCATAACTCTCAGTTTACACGGTTCAAACAAGATTTCGTTATTTACCTGGAAAACTTCTTTAACCACCTTGTAGATATTACAGAACCTATTTGCCAGGAAATTAACACTACTCTTGCATCCACTATCGCTTATGATACTTCAGGTATTGAAACCTTTGTAACTGAGAATAACCCAAAGTTCATAAATTCTATCATAAAAAAACTCAAGGCTTTCTACAAGGACAAGCCTGATGTCGATGTATATAAAATGGCTTATAGCCTTATGCCTTCTTCAGCCTCTGCAAACAAAGAAATCAAGCAACTCTACATAAACGGCTACTTCTGCTATG